A window of the Bradyrhizobium ottawaense genome harbors these coding sequences:
- a CDS encoding DUF2182 domain-containing protein: MAELLALEYLLRRDRLVVAAGLAVVVALAWVYLAAGAGMDTDMADMAMDMPMPWSPFYAALVFVMWWVMMIAMMVPSAAPTILLFAAIRRKQGPADHPSAQAWIFCGGYLLMWAGFSLLAVLAQWALGHAGLLSMAMASTSAVLGGVVLLAAGLYQLTPLKTACLHYCQNPVLFLSRYWQPGAAGALRMGLRHGGYCLGCCWFLMALLFVGGVMNLAWIAGIALYVAVEKLLPIGRALSRLAGVALCAAGGFLLVRALVS, encoded by the coding sequence ATGGCTGAGCTGTTGGCGCTTGAATACCTGTTGCGGCGCGACCGCCTGGTCGTTGCCGCGGGGCTCGCCGTCGTGGTGGCGCTGGCGTGGGTCTATCTGGCCGCCGGGGCAGGCATGGACACCGACATGGCCGACATGGCGATGGACATGCCGATGCCGTGGTCGCCGTTCTACGCCGCGCTCGTGTTCGTCATGTGGTGGGTCATGATGATCGCGATGATGGTGCCGAGCGCCGCCCCGACGATCCTGCTGTTTGCGGCCATCCGGCGCAAGCAGGGGCCGGCGGATCATCCCTCCGCGCAAGCCTGGATCTTTTGCGGCGGCTATCTGCTGATGTGGGCGGGGTTCAGCCTTCTCGCGGTGCTGGCGCAGTGGGCGCTGGGACATGCCGGGCTGTTGTCCATGGCCATGGCAAGCACCAGCGCCGTGCTCGGCGGTGTCGTTCTGCTTGCCGCAGGGCTTTATCAGCTCACGCCGCTCAAGACCGCCTGCCTGCACTATTGCCAGAACCCGGTCCTGTTCTTGAGCCGGTACTGGCAACCCGGTGCGGCGGGTGCGTTGCGCATGGGCCTCCGGCATGGAGGTTACTGCCTCGGCTGTTGCTGGTTCCTGATGGCGCTGTTGTTCGTCGGCGGGGTCATGAACCTTGCCTGGATTGCTGGCATCGCTCTCTATGTCGCCGTCGAGAAGTTGCTGCCGATCGGCCGTGCGCTCAGCCGCCTCGCCGGCGTGGCGTTGTGCGCGGCGGGTGGGTTTTTGCTGGTGCGGGCACTCGTTTCGTAG